The Gambusia affinis linkage group LG11, SWU_Gaff_1.0, whole genome shotgun sequence genome contains a region encoding:
- the col4a1 gene encoding collagen alpha-1(IV) chain, with protein sequence MLSPSGALLLLLLAALYCSLNLTQAEGCGASCGKCDCSGVKGAKGERGFPGLHGNMGFPGMQGNEGPPGPMGPKGDLGAPGAPGLKGVRGPPGLPGFPGNPGLPGLNGNDGPPGAPGIPGCNGTKGERGMDGITGFPGLQGPPGLPGLEGVKGDPGGVIGFIPLKGDSGVPGSPGRPGPPGIFGPNGPPGPRGYPGFKGDPGPPGPPGEKGDRLAFVSEKGDKGERGLRGPPGPPGPPEESTGQTTTVLVQGPQGEKGVKGDRGEKGFCLPHQKGIKGEQGPPGPRGKPGKDGEFGIKGEKGSSGVPGFPGLSGEKGEKGPPGYAEGPPGPPGPPGLPGKLGEKGFPGPEGEPGPPGRSIEGPRGEPGQKGERGEKGDRGRDGESLSGPSGKPGPVGPPGPPGSAPDPKECNMEKGDPGPPGPPGLSGEDGQKGDKGDVCVRCDGQPGLPGPAGVKGEQGPPGAVGGKGEKGRSGPPGEPGTPGSSGPPGLMGAPGAVGDPGDVFIAPGYKGEKGLPGRPGLQGQPGREGVPGRDGLPGQPGLKGEPAKEGIKGERGPEGDPGLMGPPGERGPPGIPGFGRSGEPGEKGSQGQPGRPGAPGRPGLKGEPGKGFSTPGPPGPPGPRGANGMPGLQGDRGEAGDQGLPGFPGEKGEQGPPGIGFPGPAGAKGISGIPGAPGLPGEPGRPGQDGSTGKAGPPGQKGEPGRGLPGPKGAQGHQGVTGFPGDKGGVGLPGIPGSEGQTGPPGLQGVKGDVGPPGPPGQVGQPGAPGKGLPGPQGPQGPHGERGPHGREGIKGEKGFPGPPGLDMPGPQGDKGAPGFPGDPGTKGQTGLPGLPGRDGLIGYQGPKGEMGVMGIPGTPGFPGPPGQPGSPGLRGDPGVTGLRGESGKEGEKGERGEEGPPGPPGNLTQTDMEHMKGEKGDIGDPGERGFAGEKGHPGVQGEPGMAGKDGAPGTPGQPGQKGDPGFPGDPGTMGPPGPKGGVGEMGIPGPVGPKGSKGDIGTPGHPGFRGTDGEKGDPGLPGEPGIGVPGFPGEKGRTGEPGAPGSRGDKGEKGQEGMPGKPGLLGPKGDKGGAGYPGQAGRPGEKGSPGLPGSAGEPGREGRPGEGGQQGPPGPRGDKGERGQDGIPGSSGERGDPGLPGVGVPGPPGALGERGEKGDPGLPGMPGQSGVPGIKGEKGLPGPQGSQGEPGERGLPGISLEGPKGDQGATGPIGVTGTPGAPGPAGEPGREGLKGEKGDAGRPGYQGESGQKGDSGSPGYPGPPGLPGINGQKGERGLPGVAGFPGIKGTLGDVGFKGEAGDRGFPGEKGNEGPPGPPGPRLFIKGDTGLPGDQGFPGPQGPPGFPGQKGEQGVTGIQGPKGETGIHGFDGQPGAKGEPGVAGPQGPRGYPGPPGPDGVQGQVGPPGPSSMDHGFLVTRHSQNVEVPPCPGGTTQIYDGYSLLYVQGNERSHGQDLGTAGSCLRKFSPMPFLFCNINNVCNFASRNDYSYWLTSPEPMPMSMAPITGDSIKPFISRCVVCEAPAMVIAVHSQTIRIPPCPQGWDSLWIGYSFVMHTSAGAEGSGQALASPGSCLEEFRSAPFIECHGRGTCNYYANSYSFWLATIETEDMFTKPVPTTLKAGSLRTHISRCQVCMKRTFT encoded by the exons gGTTGTGGAGCTTCATGTGGAAAATGTGACTGCAGTGGAGTGAAGGGAGCCAAG GGTGAGCGTGGATTTCCTGGCCTTCATGGGAACATGGGATTCCCAGGAATGCAGGGGAATGAGGGCCCTCCTGGGCCAATGGGCCCCAAG GGAGATCTTGGAGCACCTGGAGCTCCGGGACTAAAAGGAGTGCGA GGTCCTCCTGGTCTGCCTGGGTTTCCAGGGAACCCAGGACTTCCG GGCCTCAATGGAAACGACGGTCCGCCAGGTGCGCCTGGAATCCCAGGATGCAATGGGACCAAA GGTGAAAGAGGAATGGACGGCATTACTGGTTTTCCAGGACTTCAAGGGCCGCCT GGCCTCCCAGGTCTGGAGGGAGTGAAA GGAGATCCTGGTGGTGTGATTGGGTTTATCCCCCTTAAAGGAGACAGTGGGGTTCCTGGCTCACCTGGACGACCG GGACCACCTGGAATCTTTGGACCAAATGGACCTCCTGGACCCAGAGGATACCCAGGATTTAAA GGGGACCCTGGACCTCCCGGCCCTCCAGGAGAGAAA GGTGACAGGTTGGCCTTTGTGAGTGAAAAAGGAGACAAG GGTGAACGAGGACTCAGAGGCCCACCTGGGCCCCCTGGACCACCTGAAGAAAGTACAGGACAGACCACAACAGTTCTTGTACAAGGACCACAG GGGGAGAAAGGAGTGAAGGGGGACAGAGGCGAGAAA ggtTTCTGTCTTCCTCACCAGAAAGGAATCAAAGGTGAACAAGGCCCACCTGGACCACGA GGTAAACCTGGTAAAGATGGAGAGTTTGGAATAAAG GGAGAAAAAGGTTCCTCAGGAGTTCCTGGATTCCCTGGGTTGTCG GGcgagaaaggagaaaaaggacCACCGGGTTAC GCTGAAGGTCCACCTGGCCCTCCTGGCCCACCTGGTCTCCCAGGGAAATTGGGAGAAAAAG GTTTTCCTGGTCCTGAGGGAGAGCCTGGCCCACCAG GCCGCTCCATCGAGGGTCCTCGTGGAGAACCTGGGCAGAAAGGAGAAAGGGGTGAGAAAGGGGACAGAGGCAGAGATGGAGAATCTCTTTCTGGACCATCGGGAAAACCAGGGCCCGTCGGACCCCCGGGGCCACCAGGATCAGCAC CTGACCCTAAAGAGTGTAATATGGAGAAAGGAGACCCTGGTCCACCTGGACCTCCTGGATTATCAGGGGAGGACGGACAAAAAG GTGATAAAGGAGACGTTTGTGTTAGATGTGATGGTCAACCTGGACTACCTGGCCCTGCAGGTGTTAAAGGAGAGCAAG GACCACCAGGCGCAGTTGGAGGTAAAGGAGAAAAGGGTCGCTCTGGTCCACCTGGAGAACCTGGAACACCT ggTTCTTCGGGACCTCCCGGGCTGATGGGGGCTCCTGGTGCTGTAGGGGATCCTGGAGACGTTTTCATAGCACCTGGTTACAAAGGAGAGAAAGGTCTTCCTGGACGTCCTGGATTACAGGGACAACCTGGCAGGGAAGGAGTGCCAGGGAGAGATGGACTCCCGGGTCAACCGGGGCTCAAAGGAGAACCT GCCAAAGAAGGCATTAAAGGTGAACGTGGCCCAGAGGGTGACCCCGGCCTCATGGGGCCTCCTGGAGAAAGGGGCCCTCCTGGTATTCCAGGGTTCGGCCGGTCAGGTGAACCAGGAGAGAAAGGCAGTCAGGGACAGCCAGGCCGTCCCGGAGCTCCAGGACGAcctg GTCTGAAAGGAGAGCCAGGTAAAGGTTTTAGCACTCCGGGACCCCCAGGACCGCCTGGACCGAGGGGAGCTAACGGCATGCCGGGACTTCAAG GTGACAGAGGTGAAGCAGGTGACCAAGGTCTGCCAGGCTTTCCTGGAGAAAAGGGGGAACAAGGACCGCCTGGAATCGGCTTTCCTGGCCCAGCGGGTGCCAAAG GTATCAGTGGAATCCCTGGAGCCCCAGGACTACCCGGAGAGCCAGGGAGGCCAGGACAGGACGGCTCAACTGGAAAAGCTGGTCCACCGGGACAAAAA GGTGAGCCTGGACGGGGTCTTCCAGGACCGAAAGGTGCGCAGGGCCACCAAGGAGTCACAGGTTTTCCTGGAGATAAGGGAGGCGTGGGACTCCCGGGGATTCCCGGCTCAGAGGGACAGACAGGTCCTCCGGGACTTCAGGGAGTTAAAG gcGACGTCGGACCTCCGGGACCACCCGGTCAGGTCGGCCAACCGGGTGCTCCGGGGAAAGGTTTGCCTGGACCACAAGGACCTCAAGGACCACATGGAGAGAGAGGACCTCATG GGAGAGAAGGtataaaaggagaaaagggCTTCCCTGGCCCTCCAGGCCTTGATATGCCGGGACCTCAGGGAGACAAAGGAGCCCCTGGCTTCCCAGGAGACCCAGGTACCAAAGGACAGACGGGTCTGCCAGGCTTACCCGGCCGAGACGGGTTGATAGGGTACCAAG GTCCCAAAGGTGAAATGGGGGTTATGGGAATTCCAGGAACGCCGGGATTCCCAGGACCACCGGGGCAACCTGGGTCGCCTGGTCTGAGAG GGGATCCTGGTGTTACTGGACTGAGAGGAGAGTCTGggaaagaaggagagaaaggTGAAAGGGGAGAGGAGGGTCCGCCAGGTCCTCCAGGAAACCTCACTCAAACTGACATGGAGCATATGAAGGGGGAAAAGGGAGACATTGGAGATCCAG GTGAACGTGGTTTTGCTGGAGAGAAGGGCCACCCTGGCGTCCAAGGAGAACCGGGAATGGCTGGCAAAGATGGTGCACCTGGAACACCTGGCCAGCCAG GTCAGAAAGGAGATCCCGGCTTTCCTGGAGATCCTGGTACCATGGGACCTCCAGGACCGAAAGGCGGCGTGGGAGAGATGGGAATACCAG GTCCAGTTGGTCCAAAAGGTTCCAAAGGAGACATCGGTACACCGGGTCATCCTGGGTTCAGAGGCACAGATGGTGAAAAAGGAGACCCGGGACTACCTGGCGAGCCAGGTATTGGTGTCCCTGGATTTCCAGGAGAGAAG GGCAGGACAGGTGAGCCAGGAGCTCCAGGATCCCGTGGAGACAAGGGTGAGAAGGGTCAGGAGGGAATGCCTGGCAAACCCGGCCTGCTGGGACCAAAGGGCGACAAAGGAGGCGCTGGGTACCCAG GTCAGGCAGGCAGGCCAGGCGAGAAGGGCAGTCCCGGACTTCCTGGATCTGCCGGAGAGCCCGGTCGTGAAGGTCGCCCTG gggAAGGTGGCCAGCAGGGACCTCCGGGTCCTCGCGGAGATAAGGGTGAGCGAGGACAGGATGGCATCCCTGGATCCTCTGGGGAGAGAGGAGACCCAG GTTTACCAGGTGTCGGTGTTCCTGGACCTCCTGGAGCTCTCGGTGAAAGAG GTGAAAAAGGTGATCCGGGTCTTCCCGGCATGCCTGGTCAATCAGGTGTTCCTGGTATTAAAGGAGAAAAGGGACTTCCTGGACCTCAGGGATCACAGGGGGAGCCAGGAGAGCGAGGTCTTCCCGGCATCTCGCTGGAAGGCCCCAAGGGAGATCAGGGAGCAACAGGACCCATTGGAGTAACTG gaacaccAGGGGCACCAGGACCTGCTGGAGAGCCAGGCAGAGAGGGCCTAAAGGGCGAGAAAGGTGACGCAGGTCGGCCTGGTTATCAGGGAGAGTCGGGACAAAAGGGCGACTCTGGATCTCCTGGATATCCT GGGCCACCCGGCCTTCCGGGTATCAACGGCCAGAAGGGCGAGCGAGGATTACCGGGAGTTGCCGGCTTCCCAG GCATTAAAGGTACTCTGGGTGACGTTGGATTTAAAGGCGAAGCAGGTGACAGAGGCTTCCCTGGAGAAAAAG gtAATGAAGGGCCCCCTGGTCCACCTGGCCCCAGGTTGTTCATCAAAGGAGACACTGGACTCCCAGGAGATCAGGGTTTCCCTGGACCTCAGGGACCACCGGGCTTTCCTGGGCAGAAAGGAGAGCAAG GTGTGACGGGTATTCAGGGTCCAAAAGGTGAAACAGGTATCCATGGATTTGACGGTCAACCAGGCGCCAAAGGAGAACCTGGTGTGGCGGGGCCACAAG GACCCAGAGGATATCCAGGTCCACCGGGACCGGACGGTGTTCAAGGTCAAGTGGGTCCGCCTGGCCCGTCGTCCATGGACCATGGTTTCTTAGTAACACGCCACAGTCAAAATGTGGAGGTGCCACCGTGCCCTGGAGGTACCACTCAAATATATGATGGCTACTCGTTGCTTTATGTGCAAGGCAATGAGCGCTCCCATGGACAAGACTTAG gtacgGCAGGCAGTTGCCTCCGAAAGTTCAGCCCCATGCCGTTCTTGTTCTGCAACATCAACAACGTTTGCAACTTTGCGTCTCGTAACGACTACTCCTACTGGCTCACCTCGCCGGAGCCAATGCCCATGAGCATGGCACCCATCACCGGGGACAGCATCAAACCCTTCATCAGCAG gtgtgttgtATGTGAAGCTCCAGCCATGGTGATCGCAGTCCACAGCCAGACAATCAGGATCCCACCTTGCCCTCAAGGCTGGGACTCTCTGTGGATCGGCTACTCCTTTGTCATG CACACCAGCGCAGGTGCTGAGGGTTCAGGTCAGGCTTTGGCCTCTCCTGGTTCCTGTCTGGAGGAGTTTCGCAGCGCCCCATTCATCGAATGTCACGGTCGAGGAACCTGCAACTACTACGCCAACTCCTACAGCTTCTGGCTCGCCACCATCGAGACAGAGGACATGTTTAC GAAACCCGTTCCGACGACACTCAAAGCAGGCAGCCTCCGAACACACATAAGCCGCTGTCAAGTGTGCATGAAGAGGACATTCACTTAA